CATCTTTGGGTTTTGGTGGACGCATTCATTTACCAGATGTTTATTGTGAGGGTATCCGTCAAGTTAGCAAGACAGATATTACATACGCTGAAAAATTGGGCTTTGTGATTAAATTATTAGCGATCGCTAAATACCAAAATAATGACCACTCCCAGTTATCTGTGAGAGTACATCCCACCTTTGTACCTAAATCTCACCCATTGGCTAGTATTAACGGTGTGTATAACGCCATTCTTGTAGAAGGTGAACCCATCGGCCAAGTGATGTTTTTTGGCCCCGGTGCGGGTGCAGGTGCAACAGCCAGTGCTGTTACCTCAGATATTTTAAGTGTGACAGCAGCCCTCAAGAGTAATACAACCGCACCAAATCCCCTGCTCACTTGTAGACATGAAGATTACTGCCAAGTTACCCCGATCTCGGAATTAGTTACCAGATTTTACGCCCGCTTTCTCACCAAAGACCACCCTGGTGTCATTGGTAAACTAGGTACTTGCTTTGGTAATCATGGTGTAAGTTTAGAATCTGTGGTGCAAACTGGCTTTCAGGGAGGATTAGCAGAAATTGTGGTTGTTACCCATGATGTGAAAGAAGGCGACTTCCGCCAAGCTTTAGAAGAAATTCGCAGTCTGGAAGCGATTGATAGCATTCCCAGCATTTTAAGAGTGCTTTAGAAGTATGAAGTATGAAGTATGAAGGATGAAATAAATGCTTTGAGATGATATCTGACAATTAAGCTGTAAACCCGCATAGGTGTTCACTGAGCGAAGTCGAAGCGTGTTCACTGAGCGTAGTCGAAGTGCGGGTTTTGTTTAGATAGCTGCGGCTTTTATCGCCCAAGCTTATTGATTTTTGAGTGGGAACTTTGCAATTTCAGGGAAAATACGATGACCAACTTACCTCCTTCCGACCCCAAGTCATCTGAAAAAACAGCCCTTGGCTTTGATGAATTTATTGCCATTTTAGTTGCCTTCGGTGCGATCGGGGGGATTCTCTTGTGGTCATTTTCTCGCCGAGATGCTGGCTGGAACTTCAATATAGTGTTGTCGCCGACACCAACTTCCACAATCCAAACGCAACCAACTCCCGCCGTTACTGCTCCAGCTTCCCAGGTGCAGCCAAGCACTAATCCTCAAGTTGAAGCTGCACCTGTATCTCCCAAAGAAGTAGTCCCCGAACCCAGCCCAAATTCCCCTCAAATCCTGCCACCAGTCCAAGTAATT
The sequence above is drawn from the Aulosira sp. FACHB-615 genome and encodes:
- a CDS encoding homoserine dehydrogenase; translation: MGVKLGILGLGTVGTGTVQLLQDAVGRHPLLGEIEIYRVGVRSPDKPRAVELPESVITTDLAAIVNDPAVDIVVEVMGGLEPARSLILQAIKNGKHIVTANKAAIARFGAEIFNAANEAGVYVMLEAAVGGGIPVIQPLKQALSVNRIHTVIGIVNGTTNYILTRMQTEGSDFGDVLADAQRLGYAEADPTADVDGLDAGDKIAILASLGFGGRIHLPDVYCEGIRQVSKTDITYAEKLGFVIKLLAIAKYQNNDHSQLSVRVHPTFVPKSHPLASINGVYNAILVEGEPIGQVMFFGPGAGAGATASAVTSDILSVTAALKSNTTAPNPLLTCRHEDYCQVTPISELVTRFYARFLTKDHPGVIGKLGTCFGNHGVSLESVVQTGFQGGLAEIVVVTHDVKEGDFRQALEEIRSLEAIDSIPSILRVL